One Peptostreptococcus equinus genomic window carries:
- the nth gene encoding endonuclease III, whose translation MPRKKTKKEVIEILDLLTELHPDAHCELVHQNAFELLIATILSAQCTDVRVNIVTEEMFKKYNTPYDFNELSIKEIENMIRTCGLYKSKAQKIKDSSRILIEDFEGQVPQNLDDLIKLPGVGRKTAGVVLSNAFGIPAIAVDTHVFRVSNRIGIIKENTVEKTEFALMKAIPIDRWTHSHHLLIFQGRRVCKARKPECDKCNIRDYCNYYAVENKKKEK comes from the coding sequence ATGCCTAGAAAAAAAACAAAAAAAGAAGTAATTGAAATATTAGATTTATTGACTGAATTGCACCCTGATGCACATTGTGAACTAGTGCATCAGAATGCTTTTGAATTATTAATCGCAACTATATTATCAGCCCAGTGCACTGATGTAAGAGTTAATATAGTTACGGAAGAAATGTTTAAAAAGTACAATACTCCATATGATTTTAATGAATTATCTATAAAAGAAATAGAAAATATGATTAGAACTTGTGGATTATATAAAAGCAAGGCACAAAAAATAAAAGATAGCTCAAGAATTTTGATAGAAGATTTTGAGGGGCAAGTTCCACAGAATTTAGATGATTTAATAAAATTACCCGGAGTTGGCAGAAAGACTGCTGGAGTTGTACTGAGTAATGCATTTGGTATACCAGCTATTGCTGTCGATACACATGTATTTAGGGTAAGTAATAGAATTGGAATAATAAAAGAAAATACAGTAGAAAAAACAGAGTTTGCTTTGATGAAGGCAATACCAATAGATAGATGGACACATTCTCACCACTTATTGATATTTCAAGGTAGAAGAGTTTGTAAAGCCAGAAAGCCAGAGTGTGATAAATGTAATATAAGAGATTATTGCAATTATTATGCTGTGGAAAATAAAAAAAAGGAGAAGTAA
- the trmL gene encoding tRNA (uridine(34)/cytosine(34)/5-carboxymethylaminomethyluridine(34)-2'-O)-methyltransferase TrmL yields MAINIVLVEPEIPHNTGNIIRTCAATGAVLHLIKPLGFSLDDKHLKRCGLDYWDIANIQYYDSFDELQKKFPESDYFYATTKGLNRHSDVEYKDGCFIVFGKETKGLPKDLIEANIDNTIRIPMRMIEGARCLNLSNSVAIAVYEALRQMDYGELE; encoded by the coding sequence ATGGCAATAAATATAGTATTAGTTGAGCCAGAAATACCACATAATACGGGAAATATTATTAGAACGTGTGCAGCTACAGGTGCAGTGCTTCATTTGATAAAGCCATTAGGTTTTTCATTGGATGATAAGCATTTAAAAAGATGTGGATTAGATTATTGGGATATAGCGAATATACAATATTACGATTCATTTGATGAATTGCAAAAAAAATTTCCAGAATCTGATTATTTTTATGCTACAACTAAAGGTCTAAATAGACATTCAGATGTTGAATATAAAGATGGATGTTTTATTGTGTTTGGAAAAGAAACTAAGGGGCTTCCTAAAGATTTGATAGAAGCTAATATTGATAATACAATTAGAATACCGATGAGAATGATAGAAGGAGCTAGATGTTTAAATTTATCAAACTCAGTCGCAATAGCTGTCTATGAAGCTTTAAGGCAAATGGATTATGGCGAATTGGAGTAA
- a CDS encoding DegV family protein, giving the protein MNEIKIICDSLSDIPDSYLEKYDIDMLPLYIYMNGEEYRDRVTISLDEFYKRIREEKIVPKTSQITYGDFYECFDKYTKQGKSILYISVASQATGTYERAIMAKNDIVGGNIRVIDSGTLCFAVGLLILKAAEFRELGMSLDQIVDEIEILKNNVYGTFSCDDLEYLSQGGRISSRRAVIGTVLGIKPLCVIKDGIVDNQGMARGKRNVAVKLVELAQENGVRDLSNQTVFLGTTDDFAERDRLEKEIIKTLKPKNIEYFRIGCGIGTHGGPGTTGFICFKSE; this is encoded by the coding sequence ATGAATGAAATAAAAATCATATGTGATAGCTTATCAGATATTCCAGATTCTTATCTGGAAAAATATGATATAGACATGCTACCACTTTACATCTATATGAATGGAGAAGAGTATAGGGATAGGGTGACAATAAGTTTAGACGAATTTTATAAAAGAATAAGAGAAGAAAAAATAGTGCCAAAGACTTCACAGATAACATATGGTGACTTTTATGAGTGTTTTGATAAATATACTAAGCAAGGAAAGTCAATACTTTATATATCAGTTGCATCTCAAGCTACAGGAACTTATGAGAGAGCTATAATGGCAAAAAATGATATTGTTGGTGGTAATATAAGAGTTATAGATTCTGGAACTTTATGTTTTGCTGTGGGTTTACTAATATTAAAGGCTGCTGAGTTTAGGGAATTAGGAATGAGTTTGGATCAAATTGTAGATGAAATAGAGATATTAAAGAACAATGTATATGGAACTTTTTCATGTGATGATTTAGAATATTTATCACAAGGAGGAAGAATATCTTCAAGAAGAGCTGTAATAGGTACAGTCCTCGGTATAAAACCTTTATGTGTCATAAAAGACGGTATTGTTGATAATCAAGGTATGGCAAGAGGTAAAAGGAATGTTGCGGTAAAGTTAGTAGAGCTTGCTCAAGAAAATGGAGTAAGAGATTTATCTAATCAGACAGTATTTCTAGGTACTACTGATGACTTTGCAGAAAGAGACCGATTAGAAAAAGAGATTATAAAAACTCTAAAACCTAAAAACATAGAGTATTTTAGGATAGGATGTGGAATAGGTACGCATGGTGGTCCAGGAACAACTGGTTTTATATGTTTTAAAAGTGAATAA
- a CDS encoding aminoacyl-histidine dipeptidase has protein sequence MTYVTKDLRPKSVFRNFENISKIPRSSGNEKEISDYIKKFAENLGLETFQDQYNNLMVKKPASNSNSKTTIMLQAHIDMVTEKGDKSNHDFNKDPLKLVVEDNKLRATDTTLGADNGIGIAYMMSILEDDKIQHPNLECVFTADEEVGLIGVSNMDLSKSKADYVINLDSEEEYNILVGCAGGVDSILSIRKEYKPAKPRNIALEINIQGLLGGHSGMDIDKHRANANVILGRVLNSIKYPYDLFYINGGSKRNAIPRNSEAVISISYDNLEAIAHDIHKFRSKIQKEFYPLEPNLNIKLRRTAPTDFKVYSDKCKRDIINLLLLMPNGVISMDTNLENMVETSTNFAIVVESSSHIRFKNLSRSSLQSRKDFLKSKFSSLAELVGGKVIFEAEYPAWEHAPNSFLEKKAKKIYNEVFEVDPDIVVMHCGLECGILLDKLTREADAISIGPNMYDVHTPHEYVEIDSVEKIYKYLLELLKQL, from the coding sequence ATGACTTATGTAACAAAAGACCTAAGACCCAAATCCGTTTTTAGGAACTTTGAAAATATTTCCAAAATACCTAGATCATCAGGGAATGAAAAAGAAATTAGCGATTATATAAAAAAATTTGCTGAAAATCTTGGATTAGAAACTTTTCAGGACCAATACAATAATTTAATGGTTAAAAAACCTGCCAGCAATTCCAATTCAAAAACAACTATTATGTTACAAGCGCATATTGACATGGTTACAGAAAAAGGTGATAAATCAAACCATGATTTCAATAAAGATCCATTAAAGTTAGTGGTTGAAGATAACAAACTTAGGGCGACTGATACTACCCTTGGTGCTGACAATGGTATAGGTATAGCTTATATGATGTCAATATTAGAAGACGATAAAATTCAACATCCTAACTTAGAGTGTGTATTTACAGCTGATGAGGAAGTGGGTTTGATTGGTGTAAGCAATATGGACTTATCAAAATCAAAAGCTGACTATGTGATAAACTTGGATTCTGAAGAAGAATATAATATACTTGTTGGTTGCGCGGGAGGTGTAGACTCAATCCTATCTATTAGAAAAGAGTACAAACCTGCTAAACCTAGGAATATAGCCTTAGAAATAAATATTCAAGGACTTCTTGGTGGGCACTCTGGTATGGATATAGACAAGCATAGGGCTAATGCGAATGTAATACTTGGTAGAGTTTTGAATTCTATTAAATATCCATATGATTTATTCTATATAAATGGCGGTTCAAAAAGAAATGCCATACCTAGAAATAGCGAGGCTGTAATTTCCATATCATATGACAATTTAGAAGCAATAGCTCACGATATACACAAATTTAGATCAAAAATTCAAAAAGAATTTTATCCACTTGAGCCAAATTTAAATATAAAATTAAGACGTACCGCACCAACCGACTTTAAAGTTTACTCTGACAAATGCAAAAGAGATATAATTAATCTATTATTATTAATGCCTAACGGAGTAATATCAATGGATACAAATCTTGAAAATATGGTAGAGACATCTACTAATTTTGCAATTGTTGTAGAATCTTCAAGCCATATTAGATTTAAAAATCTATCTAGAAGTTCACTTCAAAGTAGAAAAGACTTTCTAAAGTCAAAATTTTCTTCTCTTGCTGAACTAGTAGGAGGAAAGGTTATATTTGAAGCCGAATATCCAGCTTGGGAGCATGCTCCAAATTCTTTTTTAGAAAAGAAAGCAAAAAAAATATACAATGAAGTATTTGAAGTAGACCCGGATATAGTAGTAATGCACTGTGGTTTGGAATGTGGAATTCTTTTGGACAAGTTGACGAGAGAAGCTGATGCTATATCAATAGGACCAAATATGTACGATGTACATACACCACACGAATATGTTGAAATTGATTCCGTAGAAAAAATATACAAATATTTACTTGAGCTTTTGAAACAACTATAA